One Pseudobutyrivibrio xylanivorans genomic window, TCACTTGGGTTCAGGTTGAAATCCGTTTTGTTCCAAATCTTACTGAGATTTACACCAAGCTCGTAATCAACTGCCCAGCTATTTTCCTGATACTTCAAATGTGGAAGATATGCTTCCTGTTTAATCAGATCTGTATTAATTGAAAGGCTCTTCAATGTATAGCAAGTTGCTGTGTCTGTTATATCCTCTTCATTGTAAAGATATACAAAGATTTCATTTCCATCTGCATCTAAAAGAGGATTTCCTGCATCATCCTGAAGAGTGGTCTTTGTAAATCTTTCACACCCTACTCTAACAAACAGCTCCTTCGGTGGCATTTTCTTATCACTACCAACCGAACAGTTATCCTCATCCAACACTCTCAATTCGCTAACATCTACCGTATGCAGTCCATCTGCATCTGTATAAGAGACTGTGGTCAATCCCTGTAGCTTACTAAGATTTGAAGCCTCCGTTGTTGGTGCAAATATTTCATTAATATCTGTTACCAGCTGATGAATAAGTGTATCAAGCTCTGCCTCTGAATTCATCATGATAGAGGTTGCTATGCCTGACTCGTAATCATCAGAAGATATAGGATTTCCAAATTCATCAAGGAATCCAAGGTAGTTAGTCCATCCTGTTCCTCTCGCCATCAACATAGCCTTAATTTCACCAATATCTGAATTCTTTTCCGAGCTTACATTTGTAGTATCAAAAATTGGATAATAATAATTCTGAGATTCATCTACCTCATCAACTATCTCTGAAAGATGTGGCCAGTAAGGTGTTACATAGCCTGTCCTCTTATCCACCTGAGAAGCTACAGGATGATATTGAACCTCGTCGATAAACTCAACGCCTTCAATCTCAACATGAACGATTCCTGTGGAATCTTCTCTATAGCTCATTCGAACCAGTCCTGAGAGCTCATCTAATAGTAAGTCTCTCTTATCACGAAGCTCCATAGCCTGCTCAACCTTACCTGATTCGATTGTCTGTATTCTCTTATTGTAATCGACGATTTCTGCACCTATCTTGTTGATTCGCTCAAGCTTTTCCTTAATCTTTGAATTGATAATCGTCTGATAATCTTCAAATCCATCCTGGATAGTTTTTGCTCTATCCAAAAAAAGGCTAGCCTTCTGCAATACAAGGTTCTGGTTAACAGTATCTGAAGGATTCTTGGCAAATTCTTCAAAGGCCTCCTCGAAATTTTCGATTGCCCTTTTGAATTCTTCTCCATCGAGTTCCTGCAGATGTGTGATAACCTCCTGCACTGCCTCTGAGCTAGCGTCATAAAAAGAATGTCGCCCATTCTCCTGTCGATATGCTTTGTCTAAAAACATATCGCGAGCATGGACGATTGTTCCTACCTGCACACCGAGTCCACGTTGCTGGATACTAACGGCGGCTTCACCTATTTTCTGATAATTTTTATCTTCATAAACAACCTGCTCACGAACATAACCTTCAACGTTTATGTTCGAAAGGTTGTTAGCTGTTGTATTTAAACCATGTGATGCTGACTGTAGGCCAGATGCTCCAACATATAAGCTTCCAAAACTATTAGCCATAGGTCCTCCTTAAAGCCTGCTAACTTTAAGGACATCCGTTTCCTACTGTTTAGCATCAAATCCTGATCTACCTAGTATATCGCCTGTAGTTTCTGCATCCCTGCCATAATTGGCGGTCTGTGGAGCCTGTCTCACACTCTTTAAAAGAGTGATATCGAATTCCACCATTTCTATTGCCTGACGCAATAAAGTTTGGGTCTGAGAATTAAGCATCTGCACATCGTCAGCTGCCTTTTTCAGCTTGCCCCTTGCAGTTCGCAACTGCTCCTGCTCTACAGGTTGGTTCGCCAAATTATCGATCATCCATGATACGGTAATCTGCTCCCCGTCGTGCCCCATTACTGCCGCAATGCTGTTAAGTAATGATGCACGCCTTTTCTCCAGCTCCAATAAGGAGTCTGCGATGGCCTGCTCCTGGGCGGTAATAGCTTCCAGTACGTCAAGCTTCTTGTGGATAATAGAATCCTTCTTTTCTCCACTAAGATCAATTAACTTTTCGTATTGCGACCTTTCACCTTCCATGGTTAAGAGCAATTCATCCATTAAACTAGCCACGCAATCGTCCTCTCAAAACTAAAGAATGTTTCCATACTGATTGAGCAACTTCTCAGCGAAGTCATCTGTACTCACATCATAAGTACCAGCCTTTATTCTGGCTTTGATGTCAGCAACCTTGTCTTCTCTGATGTCCGCCGCCTCAGAGACTGCTGCCTTTGCAACATGGTAATCTTTACCGGTTGACGAAATCTGAACCTGATCACGGCCCATTCCGTTTGCCTTTGCAGTCTGTGTAGTGTTTTTAGTGTTTGATGATTGATAGAGCTGAGCTACCTGGTTGTAAGCCTCTATACGCATATCGCCACACTCCTTTCCTCCCTTTTTCAAGTAAACATTTTTCTTTACAACTAGTTTATCGGAACTTACTATAAAAAACTTTATAGCTCTCCGAAAAAAAATTAACAAAAATTTCAAAGTTTTTCTAGTCATAATGAATATCGGATAAAAATGCCCCAGGGTTGAGAGGTCCCTGGGGTCTTTGAGAATTTATAGAGAATTGAGAAGTAAGCATTTTAGTAGTAATCATCCACACCGCCGTCTAATCCGTCATAGGGCTCATCTTCAAGTCCCATTATCTTATTAAACTCACCGTAGGTAATTACTTCGTCGTCACTCTCATAGAAGCCTGCCTCCTTGAGAGCATTAAGTGTATCAATACAATCTTTTGTAAGAGCAACCCAAATTGTCTGCTCATATCTAGGATATTTCTGGAAATAGTCTCCATAATCCCAGAAGGTTTCTTCATCTGAGAAATATGGTGTTTTCTTATCTTCTATTGTGAAGCTAAAGTCATTGTAAAGTGTATACTGTTGGCTATCTTCATAGCTGTAGTCTCCACCGCTGAAGCTCTGAACAAATACCTTTCCAGCATCAATATCCTTAAGAAGTGCCTTATATACGTTTCCAAACTTTTCTTTCTTTTCCTTGCTGCTAAGTTCATCGAAGGTATTATTATTCCAGTCAAAATCCTCTCGCTGACTGTTATACTTCATGGCTGTGAAGCTCATGTCTGAAATCTCACCTGTGTTCCAAATATTTCCAATGATATGTTCCTTTATACGGCCAGGATCATTGATGAAATCAAGAATTGGCTGAGTAGCTGCCACATACTCTGCACTTACTTCCTTTGCCTTTGTATCAACTACACTGTAGTTTCGGATGATGATATTTCCATTATTCAGCTTATATCTGATAGTGTAAGTAGTTCCGCTTGTTTCAGGATAAATAATATTTACATCTCTAAGTTCCTTCTTGTCTGCTAGGAAATTCTGGTGAAGCTCTCGAACAGTCTCAATCTCATCTGCATCTGTAAAGACCATTGTGTAGCGGTTATTAATTCCCGCCCATTTTATATCATTGACATCTGGAACTTTATCCTCGATATTTACAACATCAAATCTCATGCAAAACAATACTGTTACAGCAGCAATACTATAGATGCATGCGTAAATAAGCTTCTTTGCAGTAAACACTCTAAGAGTTTTTTCTATCAGCATCTTTGTTGCAAAATAGATAATTACGCCAATTACGATTGCAGAAGCAATAGCAATAGTGTATTTTACGTTGTAGCTGAGAGGTCTAACTGCTTCAATCATACCTGCTACAAATGCACCAGCTACCATGGAAATGAAAAATGACATTCCAACTGAGAATACAGGCTTCATGAATGGAACTGCAATAAAATCCTGCACTGTCTCAAGCTTCTTTTTCTTATATAGAACATAGCTTATCAAAATGATAACAACTGCAACTACTGCATAGATTGCCAAATACGTTGCTCCTTCAAAGGTATGCTCAAAAGAAATTACACGACTTGACATATCATCAGTCTCAATACTTGAATAGATACGAGTATTTACTGGTATGAAGTATAGTGGGGTCAACATATTGAAGTTGATTCCATTCATAGCCTCACTCATACCAAACATCAAAAGGCTTGCAGTCATTCTGAAGGCAACCTCCATCAAAAGGTAGAGCACATTAAATATTCCGTAGAATACTATAGCAGTCACAATCTGCCCTGATGTCATGATTGCAAACAAAGCTATTGATATAAATAGTACTGTGGTAACCATTATTATCAATGCCCAATACCATATACAGCTTACATTTCCAGCTCCTTTTGCCAATGCTGCGATTGACATTATTATCGATGTAACCAGCACTGGTGTCAATGAAACAGTAAGGCTTGATAATAGTCCCGTAAAATACAGACTCTTTCTTCCAACTGGAAATGCATGCATCATATAGTTATCACGCTTGTTGAATAGATACCAGAAAGTAATCGCTGCTACAACAATCGACATCACCACGGTTAGATATGTAGTCGGCATCATTGACATATGCTCATAGAGACGCATCTCACCTGTGTAGCCCATCTTATCGTACCATTCAGCATTGCTTCCTGAAGTACTTATAATGTACGCAACCGGAAGTAATAAAAGAAGAAGGATGAAATATAGCAGTCCAGCTATCCAAGTTCTACTAATATTCTTTTTAAATAAAGCCTTATTAAAAAATGATGTCTTTGACTGCATAATTCTCACCTCCTAACTCATAAATAAAGATTTCTTCAAGGGTGAGTGGAAGTACGTCCATAAGAAGTGGATTCATTCTATTAATTGCCTGTTCCGCTGCTCTTGGCTCTCCCTTTACAATAAGTGTATGCACACGACCGTTTGTAATCTTTTTCAAAACAGTAATCTCTGGTGGAAGTGCAGGCATATCTCCTTCAAATGCTATCTGCACCTTTGTTATCGAGGTCTGCAACTCATCCAATGAACGTTCGATGAGAATCTTTCCATTATTCATAATTCCCACATGGTCACATACATCTTCAAGCTCTCTAAGATTGTGAGAACTAACAAGAACTGTCAATCCATTCTCGGCCACATCAGACATAATCAGACTCCAAATCTGACGACGCATTACTGGGTCAAGGCCATCTACAGGCTCGTCCAAGATCATAAGCTCTGGTCTTGCCGCAATAGAAAGCATGAACGCCACCTGCTTTTGCATGCCCTTTGAAAGACTTCGTACCATCTTCTTTGGGTTGATTGCAGGGAAGCAATTCATTATCTTCTTAAAAAGCGCCTCGTCAAACTTTGGATACATATTCTTGTAGAACTTCATCATATCCAGTGTGTTTGCCTGGGTGAAGTAAAATATGTCATCTGGAATAACAGCATAGCGCTGCTTTAAAGCCTCATTTTCGTATACAGGCTCTCCATCAATAAGCACCTGTCCAGCATCCTGTTTGTATACGCCGCAAAGATGACGGATAATGGTAGACTTTCCGGCACCATTTGGACCCACCAAACCATATATAGCGCCTCTTGGCACTCTCATATCTAAATCATCGAGGGCCACAAAGTCTCCGAATTTCTTTGTCACTTTACTTACTTCTATCACTTTCTGCCCCTCCTTTCGCAAGCTCTTCTATACGTTTAATAAGGATGTCCTTATCCTGACAAAGATACAACAGTTCCTTTACAATCTCATCAAATTCTTTCATGAGTTCCTCATTCCTCCCTGATGTGACATCTGCACGTTCAGCAGCATAGCTGCCCTTCCCTGCAATCGTGTAAATGTAACCTTCCTGCTCCAGCTCTCTATAAGCTTTTTGGATGGTGTTTGGATTAATTGACAAGCTAGTCGCAAGCTCCCGCACGCTTGGTAGCTTCTCATCCTTTTTTACCGCGCCTGTAACAACAAGACGCCGCAAACCATCCTTTATTTGCTCATAGATAGGCTTAGAATCTCTGTAATTCAGTTGGATCATCTAATGTCCTCCTCTATACTGTATTACCTGTGTTAATACACTTGTATCACACCTATATATATTTGTCAACACCAAAAAAGCCCATGTTACGCTCTCAAGCCATAATAAAAAGAGCCCTCGTTACGCTATCAAGCCTTAGTGTCACTCCGCTCAGCTTAAAATGCTTCGCTTGAGTAACACCAAGAGCTAGATAGCTACGGGGCTCCCATAATATTACGAATACACAGTGTATTCGATTATTTTGCAGATTCCTTGAGGAGTGCTACGATCTCAGCTTCTGTAGAAAGTGCAAGCACCTTCTCAGCGAGAGCGTCAGCCTCTGCTTTGCTCCACTTTGAAATAATGCTACGTGCTGTGAGAACGAGAACTGGGTTCACGCTATACTCATCAAGTCCGAATGACATAAGAAGTGGAATCATGAGTGGATCAGCTGCTGCCTCACCACACATACCAACAGGAATGCCTGCTGCATTACCAGCTGCAATGATGTTCTTGATTGAACGAAGAACAGCTGGCTGGAATGCTGAGTAAAGATATGCAACATTTGCATTTCCTCTGTCAACACTCATTGTGTACTGAGTTAAATCGTTAGTTCCGATTGAGAAGAAGTCTGCTTCCTTAGCAAGCATATCAGCAATAAGAGAAGCTGCTGCTGTCTCTACCATGCATCCTACTTCTATCTTCTCGTCGAACTTAATACCCTCTGTGTGAAGCTCCTGCTTGCACTCTTCAACGAGAGCCTTAACAGCACGAACCTCGTCAACACATGTTACGAGAGGTACCATAATTTTAACTTTTCCAAAAGCACTAGCTCGAAGAATTCCTCTAAGCTGTGTCTTATAAATATCTGGATTAGCAAGGCAGTAACGAACTGCTCTGTATCCAAGGAATGGATTCTCCTCTTTCTCAAGACCAAGATAAGGGATATCCTTGTCACCACCGATATCAAGAGTACGGATAATGACTGTCTTACCATCCATTGTCTGAACAGCCTCTTTATAAGCCTCAAACTGCTCATCCTCTGTTGGAAGATGTGGCTTGTCCATGAATAAGAACTCTGAACGGAAAAGACCGATTCCTTCACCGTCACACTCGATTGCCTTCTTTGCATCCTTAGGTGTTCCGATGTTGCAGAAAAGCTCTACTCTATCGCCATCAGCTGTAACAGTTTCCTTGCCAAAGAAATTCTTAAGCTCGGCCTGTGCACGGATGAACTCCTCGCGCTTGATAACGTACTTAGAAACAACTTCTCCGTCTGGATTAATATATACATCACCCTCTGTACCATCGACGATAGCAGTATCCTTGTCCTTTACAATCTCTGTAATACCAGGAACAGAGAGAACTGCAGGTATCTCTAAGGCTCTTGCAAGGATAGCAGAATGTGATGTCTTACCACCAACCTCTGTGATAATACCAACAACATTCTCCTTAACTATCTGAGATGTCATCGATGGAGTAAGGTCGTGGGCTACAAGAACTGTACCTGGTGCGACCTTGCTAATGTCAACATCCTCTACCCCAAGTAAAATCTTAAGCAAGCTGATTTTGATATCAGAGATATCTGATGCACGCTGACGCATCATATCATCTTCCATCTTTGAAAACATACCGATAAACATATCGCAAACTGCAGTAACAGCAGCTTCGGCACACTGACCAGCATCAATCATCTTTGTCATTTCGCCAGCCATTGTTGGATCGGCAATCATAGCTAAATGACCTTCCATGATTTCAGCTTCCTTAGGACCGATGTTCTTACGAATATTTTCAGCCATCTCAGCTGTTTCAGCCTTGAACTTCTCAATAGCTGAATTAAATCTTGCTTTTTCTGCATCTGTATCATCGATGTGCTTTGACTCAAAAGATAAGTCGCGGTCAACGATGAGGCAAATGCTACCAATACCTATTCCTCTAGATGCTTCTATGCCTTTGTACATAGATGTTTTCCTCCTTAAGTTCCGCGATTAATTAATCGCCGAGACCACTCTCAACGAGCTCTACTGCCTTTGCAAGAGCAGCTTCTTCATCAGAACCGTTGCAGATGATTTCGATCTCAGCACCACACTTGATGCAAGCTGCCATAAGCATCATAACGCTCTTTCCATCGTACTGCATACCATTGTAACCGATCTTAACCTCTGACTCGAATGGTGTAACAGCTGCGCTGAAAACTGTTGCTGGACGCATGTGCATACCCTGCTCGTTTGTTACCTTAACTACTTTTGAAACCATATAAATAACTCCTTTCGTTTCAAGTACTAAATCCCTATAAAAAGTACCACGATATTTTATAGAATAATGCGTAATTTGTCTATAATAAATTTTACCAAAAAGCACAAAAGCCTTCCCCTATGTATAATAGGGGAAGGTAGTTGTTCTTATTAGATTTTTAATCCTCTACTGTCTTCTTTAATACACCAAGTAAGAAGCAGCTTACAAATGATCCAATAGCAAGAGCTACAAGATACATTCCCCAATTACCAACTACAGGGAATACGAAGATTCCACCATGTGGTGCCATAAGTGTGCACTTGAATGCCATTGAAAGGGCACCGGCAACACCTGAACCAACCATAAGCGATGGGATTACGTGAAGTGGATCTGCAGCTGCATAAGGGATAGCACCCTCTGTGATGAAGCAGAAGCCCATGATAAAGTTTACAGGACCAGCTTTTCTCTCAGCAACTGTGAACTTCTTAGGGAAGATAAGTGTAGCAAGTGCAATTGCGATAGGAGGAACCATACCACCAACCATAACTGCTGCCATAATCATCCAACCTGTTTCGTTCTGCTCTGCAAGAGCTGCTGT contains:
- a CDS encoding flagellar hook-associated protein FlgK, with the protein product MANSFGSLYVGASGLQSASHGLNTTANNLSNINVEGYVREQVVYEDKNYQKIGEAAVSIQQRGLGVQVGTIVHARDMFLDKAYRQENGRHSFYDASSEAVQEVITHLQELDGEEFKRAIENFEEAFEEFAKNPSDTVNQNLVLQKASLFLDRAKTIQDGFEDYQTIINSKIKEKLERINKIGAEIVDYNKRIQTIESGKVEQAMELRDKRDLLLDELSGLVRMSYREDSTGIVHVEIEGVEFIDEVQYHPVASQVDKRTGYVTPYWPHLSEIVDEVDESQNYYYPIFDTTNVSSEKNSDIGEIKAMLMARGTGWTNYLGFLDEFGNPISSDDYESGIATSIMMNSEAELDTLIHQLVTDINEIFAPTTEASNLSKLQGLTTVSYTDADGLHTVDVSELRVLDEDNCSVGSDKKMPPKELFVRVGCERFTKTTLQDDAGNPLLDADGNEIFVYLYNEEDITDTATCYTLKSLSINTDLIKQEAYLPHLKYQENSWAVDYELGVNLSKIWNKTDFNLNPSDTTPCGYNAFYVKWIGEVGNVGNVYKSTAKALEGTKEEIEFSRQGVIGVSSDEELTIMIKYQSAYNAASRYINVVNEMIEHVVTSLGNM
- a CDS encoding flagellar protein FlgN gives rise to the protein MASLMDELLLTMEGERSQYEKLIDLSGEKKDSIIHKKLDVLEAITAQEQAIADSLLELEKRRASLLNSIAAVMGHDGEQITVSWMIDNLANQPVEQEQLRTARGKLKKAADDVQMLNSQTQTLLRQAIEMVEFDITLLKSVRQAPQTANYGRDAETTGDILGRSGFDAKQ
- the flgM gene encoding flagellar biosynthesis anti-sigma factor FlgM — encoded protein: MKKGGKECGDMRIEAYNQVAQLYQSSNTKNTTQTAKANGMGRDQVQISSTGKDYHVAKAAVSEAADIREDKVADIKARIKAGTYDVSTDDFAEKLLNQYGNIL
- a CDS encoding ABC transporter ATP-binding protein produces the protein MIEVSKVTKKFGDFVALDDLDMRVPRGAIYGLVGPNGAGKSTIIRHLCGVYKQDAGQVLIDGEPVYENEALKQRYAVIPDDIFYFTQANTLDMMKFYKNMYPKFDEALFKKIMNCFPAINPKKMVRSLSKGMQKQVAFMLSIAARPELMILDEPVDGLDPVMRRQIWSLIMSDVAENGLTVLVSSHNLRELEDVCDHVGIMNNGKILIERSLDELQTSITKVQIAFEGDMPALPPEITVLKKITNGRVHTLIVKGEPRAAEQAINRMNPLLMDVLPLTLEEIFIYELGGENYAVKDIIF
- a CDS encoding GntR family transcriptional regulator gives rise to the protein MIQLNYRDSKPIYEQIKDGLRRLVVTGAVKKDEKLPSVRELATSLSINPNTIQKAYRELEQEGYIYTIAGKGSYAAERADVTSGRNEELMKEFDEIVKELLYLCQDKDILIKRIEELAKGGAESDRSK
- the ptsP gene encoding phosphoenolpyruvate--protein phosphotransferase — its product is MYKGIEASRGIGIGSICLIVDRDLSFESKHIDDTDAEKARFNSAIEKFKAETAEMAENIRKNIGPKEAEIMEGHLAMIADPTMAGEMTKMIDAGQCAEAAVTAVCDMFIGMFSKMEDDMMRQRASDISDIKISLLKILLGVEDVDISKVAPGTVLVAHDLTPSMTSQIVKENVVGIITEVGGKTSHSAILARALEIPAVLSVPGITEIVKDKDTAIVDGTEGDVYINPDGEVVSKYVIKREEFIRAQAELKNFFGKETVTADGDRVELFCNIGTPKDAKKAIECDGEGIGLFRSEFLFMDKPHLPTEDEQFEAYKEAVQTMDGKTVIIRTLDIGGDKDIPYLGLEKEENPFLGYRAVRYCLANPDIYKTQLRGILRASAFGKVKIMVPLVTCVDEVRAVKALVEECKQELHTEGIKFDEKIEVGCMVETAAASLIADMLAKEADFFSIGTNDLTQYTMSVDRGNANVAYLYSAFQPAVLRSIKNIIAAGNAAGIPVGMCGEAAADPLMIPLLMSFGLDEYSVNPVLVLTARSIISKWSKAEADALAEKVLALSTEAEIVALLKESAK
- a CDS encoding HPr family phosphocarrier protein, giving the protein MVSKVVKVTNEQGMHMRPATVFSAAVTPFESEVKIGYNGMQYDGKSVMMLMAACIKCGAEIEIICNGSDEEAALAKAVELVESGLGD